In one Lycium barbarum isolate Lr01 chromosome 7, ASM1917538v2, whole genome shotgun sequence genomic region, the following are encoded:
- the LOC132604194 gene encoding putative disease resistance RPP13-like protein 2, whose product MELEAVASVVIEKLKDMLSGEITNKRVIEEALEKLKRVIAETDEEQRNSEEFKKWAEECLDSLYCVEDTVESFSLGVARQKKKWAFLINHPSVFKNFRACQKLRRKMKRIPSDIKRVIDKKSKDTGKQHTCSNGTTTHMGDQNGDAAENGDIKDHNNEDSAESKVRVQQHSPAGHPIDKTHRMCVPNKCLMFGRKKYANEEEVEIDKKPQRCASDKSLMLDREKQAKLMYTNSYDEEELDIFGIRQDVLDLLETLTQTADDGRALIVQIAGEMGSGKTTLARAVYGSRNIKKHFGSGCAWVTISKESDKSDVLRNLLKQLGNSNDYADLTPEELPNRLLECLNRKKYLIVLDDVQSDQWEGLKTVFSDSQNGSTLLLTTTTTVNPMGCVSSLQKVKRLSKRYSWRLFLKKAGWDTWEESSEHEVLKQRILGVCNCLPLNIVLFGSLLSTEENSARLDYLQNLLNSQTNWKTEDIVSLSYTKLPYHLKLCALYLVLFPKEYDIPVRRLLRLWLSEGFVERKPDTFPEDVVQENFNELVKRSVIQVSKLRSDGSPRRCQLLGVLHDYLLPKAHNISLFHVHCSTSSGKDSVPSNVRRLVEHASSKNIYSDASRLEHLRSYLSFSFQRKDTPAKEVGSLLTSIIDNGFGLLRVLDLEGVYKPSLPENLGDLFHLRYLGLRWTFLDALPSSVGDLPYLETLDVKHTNINNLPTSMWKLKHLRHLNLSHMRLDMPKHSDHNSLPELLTLWGLSVDGESPVENGLDRLLHLREAGITFCLSNCKDLLDWISNLTSLQSLRLRSKNDVGRPSTFGQQPLSLSRLSKLSHLNLLGELPKLPENLPQGLKVLTLSLSKLTEDPMPILGKLPQLNVLRLLSDSYMGKKIVCPQGGFEELRVLKLWKLKNLEEWNVEERAMEKLKEINIRCCNKLMSIPSALMKQTSLKELVVTNVHEEFKQNVKKLMRDPDVILTCKDYNFTPLPWEHADHTSIASHTNM is encoded by the exons ATGGAGTTGGAGGCAGTAGCTTCTGTGGTGATAGAGAAACTCAAGGATATGCTGTCTGGCGAGATAACAAACAAAAGGGTGATAGAGGAAGCCCTAGAAAAACTGAAGCGCGTCATTGCTGAGACAGATGAGGAGCAAAGAAATAGTGAAGAATTTAAGAAGTGGGCTGAAGAGTGTCTGGATAGTCTGTACTGTGTTGAGGACACTGTTGAGTCTTTTTCCCTTGGCGTTGCTCGTCAGAAGAAGAAATGGGCCTTCCTTATAAATCACCCTTCAGTTTTCAAGAACTTCAGGGCCTGCCAAAAGCTGAGAAGGAAGATGAAGAGAATCCCTTCAGACATTAAACGGGTGATCGATAAAAAGTCCAAAGATACTGGCAAACAGCACACATGTAGCAATGGGACAACCACTCATATGGGTGATCAGAATGGCGATGCAGCTGAAAATGGAGATATCAAAGACCACAACAATGAGGATTCCGCAGAGTCAAAAGTTAGAGTGCAACAGCATTCCCCAGCGGGTCACCCAATAGATAAAACACATCGAATGTGCGTCCCCAACAAGTGTTTGATGTTCGGCCGTAAAAAATATGCCAATGAAGAAGAAGTGGAGATAGATAAAAAACCTCAGAGGTGCGCCAGCGACAAGTCTTTGATGTTAGACCGTGAAAAACAAGCCAAGCTCATGTATACAAATTCTTACGATGAAGAAGAACTGGATATATTTGGCATTAGACAAGACGTGCTTGACTTACTGGAAACACTAACCCAGACAGCTGATGATGGCAGGGCCCTGATCGTTCAAATTGCTGGTGAGATGGGTTCTGGCAAGACTACTTTGGCTCGTGCAGTCTACGGAAGTAGGAACATCAAAAAACATTTTGGGTCTGGCTGCGCATGGGTCACTATTTCAAAAGAGTCTGATAAATCAGATGTATTGCGGAACTTGCTAAAACAGCTGGGGAATTCCAATGACTATGCGGATCTAACCCCTGAGGAGCTGCCAAATAGACTTTTGGAGTGCTTAAATAGAAAAAAATACTTGATTGTGTTGGATGATGTACAGAGTGATCAGTGGGAGGGGCTGAAAACTGTTTTCTCAGACAGTCAAAATGGAAGTACACTACTTCTCACTACCACCACCACTGTTAATCCAATGGGGTGCGTATCTAGTCTCCAAAAAGTGAAAAGGCTAAGTAAAAGATATAGCTGGAGATTGTTCTTGAAGAAAGCTGGTTGGGATACTTGGGAGGAAAGTTCAGAACATGAGGTTTTGAAGCAGCGAATTCTTGGTGTCTGCAATTGTTTACCCCTTAATATTGTCCTTTTTGGCAGTCTATTGTCGACCGAGGAAAATTCAGCTCGCCTTGATTATCTTCAAAATTTACTGAACAGCCAAACAAACTGGAAAACGGAGGACATTGTATCCCTTAGCTATACTAAGCTGCCTTACCATTTGAAACTGTGTGCACTCTACCTGGTGCTTTTCCCTAAAGAGTACGACATTCCAGTAAGGAGGCTACTTCGATTGTGGCTTTCAGAGGGATTTGTAGAACGCAAACCAGATACATTCCCGGAGGATGTGGTACAAGAGAACTTCAATGAACTAGTCAAGAGGAGCGTGATTCAGGTATCCAAATTGAGGTCTGATGGAAGTCCAAGAAGATGTCAGTTACTAGGCGTTCTCCATGACTATCTGTTGCCCAAGGCCCACAACATTAGCCTTTTCCATGTTCACTGCAGCACATCTAGCGGAAAAGATTCAGTTCCCTCGAATGTTAGACGGCTTGTTGAGCACGCTAGCAGTAAGAATATTTATAGTGATGCTTCCCGGCTTGAACATCTTCGCTCTTACTTATCATTCAGTTTCCAGAGGAAAGACACCCCAGCCAAGGAAGTAGGCAGCCTTCTAACCAGCATAATTGATAATGGCTTCGGTTTGCTGAGGGTGCTTGACCTGGAAGGAGTGTATAAGCCAAGTTTGCCTGAGAATCTTGGTGATTTATTTCACTTGAGATACTTAGGATTAAGATGGACTTTCTTGGATGCTCTTCCCTCGTCAGTAGGTGACTTGCCATATCTTGAGACACTAGATGTGAAGCACACTAACATAAATAACTTACCCACCTCCATGTGGAAATTGAAGCACTTGCGTCATCTCAATCTCAGTCACATGCGCCTTGACATGCCAAAGCATTCAGATCACAATTCTTTGCCTGAACTCCTGACGCTGTGGGGATTGTCTGTAGATGGTGAGAGCCCAGTGGAGAATGGTCTGGATCGATTGCTTCATCTTAGAGAAGCAGGCATTACTTTCTGCTTGAGCAATTGTAAAGACCTGCTCGATTGGATTTCTAATTTAACTTCTCTTCAATCTTTGAGGCTACGATCTAAAAATGATGTAGGGCGTCCTTCAACGTTTGGTCAGCAGCCGTTGTCACTGTCAAGGCTGAGCAAGCTTTCCCACCTAAACTTGCTGGGTGAATTACCAAAACTGCCTGAAAATTTACCTCAAGGGCTTAAAGTACTCACATTATCTCTTTCAAAGCTGACAGAGGATCCTATGCCGATTCTGGGGAAGCTGCCACAACTTAATGTCCTCAGGCTTTTATCTGACTCCTATATGGGCAAGAAAATCGTGTGCCCTCAGGGAGGATTTGAAGAGCTTCGAGTTCTCAAGCTTTGGAAGCTGAAGAACTTGGAAGAGTGGAATGTGGAGGAAAGGGCAATGGAGAAGCTCAAAGAGATTAATATCCGATGCTGTAACAAACTGATGAGCATTCCCAGCGCACTGATGAAACAAACAAGTCTCAAGGAACTGGTCGTAACCAACGTGCACGAAGAATTCAAACAGAATGTTAAAAAGCTCATGAGGGACCCGGATGTGATTCTCACTTGCAAAGATTATAATTTTACCCCCTTGCCG TGGGAACATGCCGACCATACTTCTATAGCAAGTCACACCAACATGTAG